A single window of Flavobacterium sp. 140616W15 DNA harbors:
- the typA gene encoding translational GTPase TypA — protein MESIRNIAIIAHVDHGKTTLVDKIMYHCQLFRDNENTGDLILDNNDLERERGITITSKNVSVQYKGTKINIIDTPGHADFGGEVERVLNMADGVCLLVDAFEGPMPQTRFVLQKAIDLGLKPCVVINKVDKENCTPEEVHEKVFDLMFELGASEEQLDFPTVYGSAKNNWMSDDYKNQTENIEPLLDMVIANVPAPKVSEGTPQMLITSLDFSAFTGRIAIGRLERGILKEGMAISLVKRDGKVIKSRIKELHTFEGLGRKKVEQVIAGDICAIIGVEGFEIGDTIADNENPEALQTIAIDEPTMSMLFTINDSPFFGKEGKFVTSRHIRERLTKELEKNLAMKLGETDSADKFMVFGRGVLHLSVLIETMRREGYELQIGQPQVIIKEIDGKKCEPIEELTIDLPENLSGRAVEFVTVRKGEMLSMETKGERMIIKFNIPSRGIIGLRNQLLTATAGEAIMSHRFIGYEPYKGEISGRNKGSLISMEKGKAIPYSIDKLQDRGKFFVEPNAEIYEGQVIGENSRADDMCVNVTKEKKQSNVRSSGNDEKARIIPPIIFSLEEALEYIQKDEYVEVTPKSIRLRKIYLTETDRKRFKI, from the coding sequence ATGGAATCTATTAGAAATATTGCAATTATTGCCCACGTCGATCACGGTAAAACCACTTTGGTTGATAAAATTATGTATCACTGTCAGTTATTTCGTGACAACGAAAACACAGGTGATTTAATTCTTGATAATAATGATTTAGAGCGTGAGAGAGGTATTACTATTACTTCTAAGAACGTTTCGGTTCAATACAAAGGAACTAAAATCAATATTATCGATACTCCTGGTCACGCCGATTTTGGTGGTGAAGTAGAACGTGTACTAAACATGGCCGATGGTGTATGTTTACTAGTAGATGCTTTTGAAGGACCAATGCCACAAACTCGTTTTGTATTACAAAAGGCAATTGACTTAGGATTGAAGCCATGTGTGGTTATCAATAAAGTTGATAAAGAAAACTGTACTCCAGAAGAAGTACATGAAAAAGTTTTTGACTTAATGTTTGAATTAGGTGCTTCAGAAGAACAATTGGATTTTCCAACTGTTTATGGATCAGCTAAAAATAACTGGATGTCTGATGATTACAAAAATCAAACAGAAAACATTGAGCCTTTACTAGATATGGTAATTGCTAATGTTCCAGCTCCTAAAGTTTCTGAAGGAACTCCACAAATGTTAATTACATCTTTAGATTTCTCTGCATTTACAGGTCGTATCGCTATTGGTCGTCTTGAAAGAGGAATTTTAAAAGAAGGTATGGCTATTTCTTTGGTAAAAAGAGATGGTAAAGTTATAAAATCAAGAATCAAAGAATTACACACTTTTGAAGGACTTGGTCGTAAAAAAGTTGAGCAAGTAATTGCAGGTGATATCTGTGCGATTATTGGAGTAGAGGGTTTTGAAATTGGTGATACTATTGCTGATAACGAAAATCCAGAAGCTTTACAAACAATTGCTATTGATGAGCCTACAATGAGTATGTTGTTTACAATTAATGATTCTCCTTTCTTTGGTAAAGAGGGTAAATTTGTAACTTCTCGTCATATTAGAGAAAGATTGACAAAAGAATTAGAGAAAAACTTAGCTATGAAGTTAGGTGAAACTGATTCTGCTGATAAATTCATGGTTTTTGGTCGTGGTGTACTTCACTTATCTGTTCTTATTGAAACAATGAGAAGAGAAGGTTACGAATTACAAATCGGTCAACCACAAGTTATCATCAAAGAAATTGATGGTAAAAAATGTGAGCCAATTGAGGAATTAACAATCGATTTACCAGAAAATCTTTCAGGTAGAGCAGTTGAGTTCGTAACAGTTCGTAAAGGCGAAATGTTAAGTATGGAAACTAAGGGTGAGCGTATGATTATTAAATTTAATATTCCTTCACGTGGAATTATTGGTTTAAGAAATCAATTGCTTACTGCTACAGCTGGTGAGGCTATTATGTCACACCGTTTTATTGGATACGAGCCTTACAAAGGTGAAATTTCTGGACGTAACAAAGGTTCATTGATTTCTATGGAAAAAGGAAAAGCTATTCCTTATTCTATCGATAAATTACAAGATCGTGGTAAGTTCTTCGTTGAACCAAATGCTGAAATTTACGAAGGTCAGGTAATTGGAGAAAACTCTCGTGCTGATGATATGTGTGTAAACGTAACTAAGGAGAAAAAACAATCTAACGTTCGTTCTTCTGGAAATGATGAAAAAGCAAGAATCATCCCTCCAATTATTTTCTCATTAGAGGAAGCTTTAGAGTACATTCAAAAAGATGAATATGTAGAGGTAACTCCAAAATCTATTCGTTTGAGAAAAATCTATTTGACTGAAACTGATAGAAAAAGATTTAAAATCTAA
- a CDS encoding PAS domain-containing protein has protein sequence MKNKTNQITLIYFVISLFLAIICHKYLLNNISNTQYYYFSFIKDLIFIILTGLLYRYILSKNDARNITVFEKLKKSNDEIKESNEKYNIVAKATSDTIWDWKIQEDNITWNKGIENVFGYKPEEVGDSSRWWFDKIHPEDSIRMSVKLYSFIEQKTEKWQDQYRFRCADATYKYILHRSFLLKDENGRAIRMIGAIQDITKQKEEEQRLKLLETVITQSRDSILITEADSHDGKIPKIVYVNPSFSKMSGYQSEEIVGKSPNIFKGPKSDSSELRKLIKAIKNKEECSIETISYTKNKEEYWVRYSMIPIFNAENEVSHWISIQRDTTEEKKLEKEKEHLIRELTQNNKDLKQFSYITSHNLRSPLSNLTGLLNLIEDIPIENEELKEILNGFNKSTHLLNETINDLVKVIIIKDNPSIQKEEVLLNEVFENVFNQLSFQIELHKPIIKLNFEKVTVLNINKAYLESILLNLLTNSIKYRSKDRKLKITISANQTEDNIIILTFKDNGIGIDLERNRDKVFGLYQRFHNYPDSKGLGLYLVKSQVETMGGTISIDSEVNKGTSFTLIFKNK, from the coding sequence ATGAAAAACAAAACCAATCAAATTACATTAATTTACTTTGTCATTTCTCTATTTCTGGCAATCATTTGCCACAAATACCTGCTTAACAATATCTCAAATACTCAATACTACTATTTCAGTTTCATAAAAGATCTTATTTTCATTATTTTAACAGGCCTACTCTACAGGTATATACTATCGAAAAACGACGCCAGAAACATTACAGTATTCGAAAAACTAAAAAAATCGAATGACGAAATTAAAGAATCAAACGAAAAATATAACATAGTTGCTAAAGCGACCAGTGACACAATTTGGGACTGGAAAATTCAAGAAGACAACATTACCTGGAACAAAGGAATTGAAAATGTTTTCGGATACAAACCAGAAGAAGTTGGCGATAGCTCGAGATGGTGGTTTGACAAAATCCACCCTGAGGACAGCATCAGAATGTCAGTAAAACTATATTCATTTATAGAACAAAAAACAGAAAAATGGCAAGATCAATATCGATTTAGATGCGCTGATGCTACTTATAAATATATCCTTCATCGCAGTTTCCTTTTAAAAGACGAAAATGGAAGAGCGATCAGAATGATTGGTGCCATACAAGATATCACAAAACAAAAAGAAGAAGAACAACGATTAAAACTACTTGAAACTGTAATTACTCAATCTCGAGATTCCATCCTGATTACCGAAGCCGACTCACATGATGGCAAAATACCTAAAATCGTATACGTAAATCCATCTTTTTCAAAAATGTCAGGATACCAATCTGAAGAGATAGTAGGAAAATCACCTAATATTTTTAAAGGTCCAAAATCTGATTCCAGCGAGCTCCGAAAACTAATAAAAGCAATAAAAAACAAAGAAGAGTGCTCAATAGAAACTATTAGCTACACCAAGAACAAAGAAGAGTACTGGGTTCGCTACTCAATGATTCCTATTTTCAATGCCGAAAACGAAGTTTCTCACTGGATATCAATACAAAGAGACACTACTGAAGAAAAAAAATTAGAAAAAGAAAAAGAGCACCTTATCAGAGAATTAACCCAAAACAACAAAGACTTAAAACAATTCTCCTATATAACTTCTCACAATCTCAGATCACCCTTATCAAACCTAACTGGACTATTAAACCTTATAGAAGACATTCCAATAGAAAATGAAGAACTAAAAGAAATATTAAACGGTTTCAACAAATCAACTCATTTACTAAACGAAACCATCAATGATTTAGTGAAAGTTATCATAATTAAAGACAACCCATCAATCCAAAAAGAAGAAGTTTTACTAAACGAAGTTTTTGAAAATGTATTCAATCAGCTAAGTTTTCAAATTGAATTACACAAACCAATAATAAAACTAAATTTTGAAAAAGTAACAGTATTAAATATCAACAAAGCCTATTTGGAAAGTATATTATTAAACCTATTAACCAATTCAATTAAATACAGATCAAAAGACCGTAAATTAAAAATCACCATTTCAGCCAATCAAACTGAAGACAACATAATAATACTAACCTTTAAAGACAACGGAATCGGAATCGACCTTGAAAGAAACAGAGATAAAGTTTTTGGGCTTTATCAAAGATTTCACAATTACCCCGATAGCAAAGGACTTGGATTATACCTGGTAAAATCTCAAGTAGAAACAATGGGAGGAACAATCAGTATAGACAGCGAGGTTAACAAAGGAACCTCATTTACTCTAATATTTAAAAACAAATAA
- a CDS encoding response regulator codes for MLCKKVITKAEFSKEIITAQNGEEALSYFNSLKYNTKPTDLNTKKPRLIFLDLNMPVMGGWEFLDHFSTPNYSDFNTTNIIILSSTIDPEDLEKAKNYPMILDFLSKPITLQMLEYIKNKMSI; via the coding sequence ATGTTATGTAAAAAAGTAATCACAAAAGCTGAATTTTCTAAAGAAATAATAACCGCACAAAACGGAGAAGAAGCCTTATCATACTTCAACTCTCTTAAATACAATACTAAGCCTACCGATCTTAACACTAAAAAACCACGACTTATTTTCCTAGACTTAAACATGCCTGTAATGGGAGGCTGGGAATTTTTAGACCACTTCTCTACACCTAACTACTCCGACTTCAACACCACCAACATAATCATACTATCCTCTACAATTGATCCAGAAGACCTAGAAAAAGCAAAAAACTACCCAATGATACTTGACTTTCTCTCAAAACCAATCACACTGCAAATGCTTGAATACATAAAAAACAAAATGAGCATTTAA
- the rpsT gene encoding 30S ribosomal protein S20, giving the protein MANHKSALKRIRSNEKRRVLNRYQHKTTRNAIKALRIATDKQDATSKLSTVISMIDKLAKKNIIHDNKASNLKSKLTKHVAKL; this is encoded by the coding sequence ATGGCAAATCATAAGTCAGCATTAAAAAGAATCAGAAGTAACGAAAAAAGAAGAGTTCTTAACAGATATCAACACAAAACTACTCGTAATGCTATTAAAGCGTTAAGAATAGCTACTGATAAACAAGATGCTACTTCAAAATTATCAACTGTAATTTCTATGATTGATAAATTAGCGAAAAAGAATATCATTCATGATAACAAAGCGTCTAATTTAAAATCTAAATTAACGAAACATGTAGCTAAATTGTAA
- the proS gene encoding proline--tRNA ligase, with product MSKNLTTRSEDYSKWYNELVVKADLAENSGVRGCMVIKPYGYAIWEKMQAELDRKFKETGHQNAYFPLFVPKSMFEAEEKNAEGFAKECAIVTHYRLKNDPDKPGKLMVDPNAKLEEELIVRPTSEAIIWSTYKGWVQSYRDLPLLINQWANVVRWEMRTRLFLRTAEFLWQEGHTAHATRSEAIEESEKMMNVYAEFAEGFMAIPVVKGLKTESERFAGAEETYCIEALMQDGKALQAGTSHFLGQNFAKAFDVKFANAEGKQEYVWGTSWGVSTRLMGALVMTHSDDKGLVLPPNLAPIQVVIVPIHKTDEQLDEISVVVNELVSQLRKLNVAVKYDDRTTQKPGFKFNEYELKGVPIRIAVGPKDLENGTFEVARRDTLTKEIVSKDGIVTYVNDLLAQIQVDLFNKALDYRNSHITEVSNFDEFKDVLENKGGFVSAHWDGTIATEEKIKDLTKATIRCVPLDGVEEAGSCVFTGSPSSRRVLFAKAY from the coding sequence ATGAGTAAGAACCTTACTACAAGATCAGAAGATTATTCGAAATGGTATAACGAGCTGGTTGTAAAAGCGGATTTAGCCGAGAATTCAGGAGTTAGAGGATGTATGGTTATTAAGCCGTACGGATATGCTATTTGGGAAAAAATGCAAGCTGAATTAGATCGAAAATTTAAAGAAACAGGACATCAAAATGCCTATTTCCCTTTATTTGTTCCTAAGAGCATGTTTGAAGCGGAAGAGAAAAATGCCGAAGGATTTGCAAAAGAGTGTGCTATTGTTACACATTATAGATTAAAAAATGATCCGGATAAACCCGGAAAATTAATGGTTGATCCTAATGCTAAGTTAGAGGAAGAATTAATTGTTCGTCCAACTAGTGAAGCTATTATATGGTCTACTTATAAAGGATGGGTGCAATCATACCGTGATTTACCTTTGTTGATCAATCAATGGGCAAATGTTGTTCGTTGGGAAATGAGAACTCGACTATTTTTGAGAACGGCTGAATTTTTATGGCAAGAAGGGCATACTGCTCATGCTACAAGAAGTGAAGCTATTGAGGAGTCTGAGAAAATGATGAATGTATACGCAGAGTTTGCTGAGGGTTTTATGGCAATTCCGGTTGTGAAAGGTCTTAAAACAGAATCAGAGCGATTTGCAGGAGCAGAAGAAACTTATTGTATTGAAGCGCTAATGCAGGATGGGAAAGCGTTACAAGCAGGAACGTCACATTTCTTAGGTCAGAACTTTGCTAAAGCATTTGATGTGAAGTTTGCTAATGCAGAAGGAAAGCAGGAATATGTTTGGGGAACTTCTTGGGGAGTATCTACTCGATTAATGGGTGCTTTGGTAATGACACATTCTGATGATAAAGGATTAGTTCTGCCTCCAAATTTAGCTCCTATACAAGTGGTGATTGTTCCTATTCATAAAACAGATGAGCAGTTGGATGAAATTTCGGTTGTGGTTAATGAGTTGGTTTCTCAATTGAGAAAGCTTAACGTTGCTGTGAAATATGATGATAGAACAACACAGAAGCCAGGGTTTAAGTTTAATGAATATGAATTAAAAGGAGTGCCAATTAGAATTGCGGTAGGTCCTAAGGATTTAGAAAATGGAACTTTTGAGGTTGCAAGAAGAGATACTTTGACAAAAGAAATAGTTTCGAAAGATGGAATTGTTACTTATGTGAATGATTTATTAGCTCAGATTCAAGTTGATTTATTTAATAAAGCATTAGATTACCGTAATTCACATATTACTGAAGTAAGTAATTTTGATGAATTTAAAGATGTCTTGGAGAATAAAGGTGGTTTTGTATCAGCACATTGGGACGGAACTATAGCTACAGAAGAGAAAATTAAAGACTTGACAAAGGCAACTATTAGATGTGTTCCTTTGGATGGTGTAGAAGAGGCTGGAAGCTGTGTGTTTACTGGTAGTCCTTCTTCTAGAAGAGTGCTTTTTGCTAAGGCATATTAA
- a CDS encoding OmpP1/FadL family transporter has product MKKYIFLVLTGLSISAVHSQDISDAMRYSQDNLNGTARFRAMGGAFGALGGDLSSLNINPAGSAIFANNQFGVTLSNYNTKNNSNYFGTKTKDSENSFILNQAGGVMVFKDPRPSSNWKKLSIAVNYENTNNYNNNIFSSGVNPTNSIDKYFLSYANEGNNGAPVPQEYVITKNGESISRLYRFLGSNFPNLQYPGLTGYSAQQAMLGYQGFIVEPTNENNPNSPYYSLVPAGGNYYQENEIHTNGYNGKLSFNAATSYKDKLFIGINLNSHFADYTRNTSFYEDNTNNNSTVDQINRLRFDNQLYTYGNGFSFQVGAIAKVTNQVRLGLAYESNTWYKLYDETTQKLVSVRSNNTGELGPTIVDPQIINVYEAYKLQTPGKWTASFAYVFGKTGLLSVDYAIKDYGNTKFKPTNDIHFRGVNNTMSNELTNSSEVRVGAEYKIKLLSLRAGYRYEQSPYKNSTTIGDLNSYSGGLGYNFGATKVDLAYSYAKRNSQQAFFNQGFTDTANINSKFNNVSLTMLFEL; this is encoded by the coding sequence ATGAAAAAGTATATATTCCTAGTCCTTACTGGACTATCTATAAGCGCAGTACATTCACAAGATATATCTGATGCAATGCGCTATTCACAAGACAACTTAAACGGAACTGCTCGTTTCCGCGCTATGGGAGGTGCATTTGGAGCACTTGGTGGTGACTTATCTTCTTTGAACATTAACCCTGCTGGTTCTGCAATATTTGCAAACAATCAATTTGGAGTAACATTAAGTAATTACAACACTAAAAATAACTCTAATTATTTTGGAACAAAAACTAAGGATAGCGAAAATTCATTCATACTGAATCAGGCTGGTGGAGTTATGGTATTTAAAGATCCTCGCCCAAGTAGCAATTGGAAAAAACTATCTATAGCTGTTAATTACGAAAACACCAACAACTACAATAATAACATTTTTTCTTCAGGTGTAAACCCAACAAACTCTATAGATAAATATTTTCTAAGCTATGCCAATGAAGGCAATAACGGTGCACCAGTACCACAAGAATATGTTATTACAAAAAATGGAGAATCTATAAGTCGCTTATACCGCTTCCTTGGCAGTAATTTCCCAAACCTTCAATACCCTGGATTAACAGGTTATTCTGCTCAACAAGCAATGTTAGGATACCAAGGCTTTATAGTCGAACCAACAAATGAAAATAATCCAAATAGTCCATACTACTCGCTTGTTCCTGCCGGAGGAAATTATTATCAGGAAAATGAAATTCATACCAACGGTTACAATGGTAAATTATCATTTAATGCAGCAACTTCATATAAAGACAAATTATTTATTGGAATAAACTTGAATTCTCATTTCGCTGACTACACAAGAAACACAAGCTTTTATGAGGACAACACCAATAATAACAGTACAGTTGACCAAATAAACAGATTGCGTTTTGACAACCAACTGTACACTTACGGGAATGGCTTTTCTTTTCAAGTAGGTGCTATTGCAAAAGTAACTAACCAAGTAAGACTAGGACTTGCATACGAATCAAATACTTGGTATAAATTGTACGACGAAACCACACAAAAATTAGTCAGCGTAAGAAGCAACAACACTGGAGAATTAGGCCCTACTATAGTTGATCCACAAATCATTAATGTATATGAGGCATACAAACTGCAGACTCCTGGAAAATGGACTGCCAGTTTTGCATACGTTTTTGGAAAAACTGGATTATTAAGCGTAGATTATGCTATAAAAGATTACGGCAACACTAAATTCAAACCTACTAACGATATCCATTTTAGAGGCGTAAATAACACAATGAGCAATGAATTAACCAACAGTAGCGAAGTACGAGTTGGTGCTGAATACAAAATCAAACTACTTAGCTTAAGAGCTGGTTATAGATACGAACAAAGCCCATACAAAAATAGCACTACAATTGGTGATTTAAACAGCTATTCTGGAGGTTTAGGATATAATTTTGGCGCAACTAAAGTAGATTTAGCTTATTCTTACGCAAAAAGAAATTCTCAACAAGCATTCTTTAATCAAGGATTTACAGATACCGCTAATATCAATTCAAAATTCAACAATGTTTCATTAACAATGTTATTTGAACTATAA
- the rimO gene encoding 30S ribosomal protein S12 methylthiotransferase RimO: protein MRTKSLKKNKINVITLGCSKNVYDSEVLMGQLRANGKEVTHEAPAAEEGNIIVINTCGFIDNAKAESVNMILEYADKKEKGLVDKVFVTGCLSERYRPDLEKEIPNVDQFFGTTELPQLLKALGADYKHELLGERLTTTPKNYAYLKIAEGCDRPCSFCAIPLMRGKHVSQTIEKLVKETEGLAKNGVKELILIAQDLTYYGLDIYKKRNLAELLEALVKVEGIEWIRLHYAFPTGFPMDVLEVMKREPKICNYIDIPLQHISDSVLKSMRRGTTQEKTTQLLKDFRKAVPGMAIRTTLIVGYPGETQEDFNILKDFVQEMKFDRMGCFAYSHEENTHAYLLEDDVPDQVKQDRANEIMELQSQISWDLNQEKVGQTFKCIIDRKEGAHFVGRTEFDSPDVDNEVLIDASKHYVKTGEFVNIKIIEATEFDLYGEPV from the coding sequence ATGAGAACCAAGTCTTTAAAAAAGAATAAAATCAACGTAATCACTCTTGGGTGTTCGAAAAATGTATATGATAGTGAAGTACTTATGGGTCAACTTCGCGCTAACGGAAAAGAAGTAACACATGAAGCTCCTGCTGCCGAAGAAGGCAATATTATTGTTATAAATACTTGCGGTTTTATTGATAACGCTAAAGCGGAGTCAGTAAACATGATTTTAGAGTATGCAGACAAAAAAGAAAAAGGACTAGTCGATAAAGTTTTTGTAACAGGATGCTTATCTGAACGTTACAGACCTGATTTAGAAAAAGAAATCCCAAATGTAGATCAATTTTTCGGAACTACTGAGTTACCTCAATTATTAAAAGCATTGGGTGCCGATTATAAACATGAATTATTAGGTGAGCGTTTAACAACTACTCCAAAAAATTACGCTTATTTAAAAATTGCAGAAGGTTGCGATAGACCTTGTAGTTTTTGTGCGATTCCTCTTATGCGTGGGAAACACGTATCTCAAACCATTGAAAAATTAGTTAAAGAAACTGAAGGATTAGCTAAAAATGGTGTAAAAGAATTGATTTTGATTGCCCAAGATTTAACTTATTACGGTCTTGATATATATAAGAAAAGAAATTTAGCTGAGTTACTTGAAGCGTTAGTAAAAGTAGAAGGCATTGAATGGATTCGTTTACATTACGCCTTCCCTACTGGTTTCCCAATGGATGTACTAGAGGTTATGAAACGCGAGCCTAAGATTTGTAACTATATTGACATTCCGTTACAACACATTTCGGATTCAGTTTTAAAATCAATGCGACGTGGCACAACTCAAGAAAAAACAACCCAATTATTAAAAGATTTCCGCAAAGCTGTTCCTGGAATGGCTATCAGAACTACGCTAATTGTAGGATACCCGGGAGAAACTCAAGAAGATTTCAATATTCTTAAGGACTTTGTTCAGGAAATGAAATTTGACAGAATGGGATGTTTCGCCTATTCGCATGAAGAAAACACACATGCTTATTTACTAGAAGACGATGTCCCAGATCAAGTAAAACAAGATCGTGCTAACGAAATCATGGAATTACAATCTCAGATTTCATGGGATTTAAACCAAGAAAAAGTTGGACAAACCTTCAAATGTATTATTGACAGAAAAGAAGGCGCTCATTTTGTTGGAAGAACTGAATTTGACAGCCCTGATGTTGACAACGAAGTATTAATCGATGCCTCTAAACATTATGTAAAAACAGGAGAATTTGTTAATATTAAAATAATAGAAGCTACAGAATTTGATTTATACGGCGAACCTGTTTAA
- a CDS encoding N-acetylmuramoyl-L-alanine amidase yields MKKYFYCLTIAIAITSCSTNPYKTSEKVYDQQLKSLEDKITNKEAHPIPPPVATISIDTSYANQLHIYKDSLSQTGSTSLQNGINTQWIGTVNFNLRKPNFIIIHHTAQDSLQQTINTFTKTKTQVSAHYIISRDGKVVQMLNDYLRAWHAGNATWGKNTDLNSSSLGIELDNNGVEPFSETQMNSLIALLTRLKKEYNVPTQNILGHADIAPGRKQDPSKLFPWKTLAGLGFGIWQDEILEEAPFDFRIEPALRIIGYNTKNLTAAITAFKLHYIQTEVDNVLDRKTINTIYSIYKKQ; encoded by the coding sequence ATGAAAAAGTATTTTTACTGTTTGACCATAGCAATTGCAATTACTTCTTGCTCTACGAATCCATATAAAACAAGTGAAAAAGTATACGATCAGCAACTTAAGTCTCTTGAAGATAAAATTACAAACAAAGAAGCGCATCCTATACCTCCTCCTGTTGCAACTATAAGCATAGACACGTCATATGCAAATCAGTTACACATTTATAAGGACTCGCTTTCGCAAACTGGATCTACTTCGCTACAAAATGGCATTAATACACAATGGATAGGTACTGTAAACTTTAATTTACGTAAACCTAACTTTATCATTATCCATCATACAGCTCAGGATTCTTTACAACAAACCATAAATACATTTACTAAAACAAAAACACAAGTAAGTGCTCATTACATTATCTCGAGAGACGGTAAAGTGGTCCAAATGTTAAATGATTATTTACGTGCGTGGCATGCTGGTAATGCTACATGGGGAAAAAACACCGATCTTAACTCCTCTTCACTAGGTATTGAACTTGATAACAACGGAGTTGAACCTTTTTCGGAAACACAGATGAATAGCTTAATTGCCCTTTTGACAAGGCTAAAAAAGGAATACAACGTACCAACACAAAATATTTTAGGCCATGCCGATATTGCTCCAGGCAGAAAACAAGACCCAAGTAAATTGTTTCCCTGGAAAACACTAGCTGGACTAGGATTTGGAATCTGGCAAGATGAGATACTAGAAGAAGCTCCTTTCGATTTTAGAATTGAACCTGCCTTGCGAATTATTGGCTACAATACTAAAAACCTTACAGCTGCAATAACAGCTTTTAAACTACATTATATCCAAACCGAAGTTGATAATGTATTAGACAGAAAAACAATAAATACAATTTATTCTATTTATAAAAAACAATAA
- a CDS encoding outer membrane beta-barrel protein, whose protein sequence is MKRVIHILALMLTSSFALAQEDKETVAPVTVFGGSADVYYKYDFSKQQNGLTSFTNSQDSFELGMASIEASHKFGKASAFVDLGFGTRATEFSYNEYNNNKASFLIKQLFLKYDLSDSFSVTAGSFGTHIGYELLDAVDNKNYSMSYAFSYGPFFNTGVKVQYVTGEFSFMLGVTNPTDFKSVMEAGSSQKTYLGQLAYIADTGSAYLNFTSGSTNSTPGTAVVPTGENKTQFDFVGTKALSDAFSLGLNATYAKTTNDYDSDLDGEWFSLVGYAYYKFKENLGLAYRMEYFNAKDAVASLGTVAGSNVFANTVSLNYKVGNMTIIPEIRLDNASEDVFLNSNSAPTGKMAFALVAATYSF, encoded by the coding sequence ATGAAAAGAGTAATACATATTTTAGCTTTAATGTTAACGAGTTCTTTTGCTCTTGCCCAGGAAGATAAAGAAACGGTTGCTCCAGTGACAGTATTTGGAGGGTCGGCAGATGTTTATTACAAATATGATTTTTCTAAACAACAAAACGGTTTAACTAGTTTTACAAATTCACAGGACTCATTCGAATTAGGAATGGCTTCTATAGAAGCTTCACATAAATTTGGAAAAGCTTCTGCTTTTGTAGATTTAGGATTTGGTACAAGAGCAACAGAGTTCTCTTATAATGAGTACAATAATAATAAGGCTTCTTTTTTGATAAAACAATTATTTCTTAAGTATGATTTATCCGATAGTTTTTCTGTAACTGCAGGTAGTTTTGGTACTCATATTGGGTATGAATTATTGGATGCTGTTGATAATAAGAATTATAGTATGTCATATGCATTTTCCTATGGGCCTTTTTTTAATACAGGAGTGAAGGTGCAATACGTAACTGGTGAGTTTAGTTTTATGTTAGGTGTTACTAATCCTACTGATTTTAAATCAGTGATGGAAGCTGGTTCTAGTCAAAAAACATACCTAGGACAATTGGCTTACATTGCCGATACAGGTAGTGCTTATTTGAATTTCACTTCAGGAAGTACGAATTCTACTCCTGGTACTGCGGTTGTGCCAACAGGAGAAAATAAAACACAATTTGATTTTGTGGGGACAAAGGCTCTTAGTGATGCTTTTTCTTTAGGACTCAATGCAACGTATGCTAAAACTACTAATGATTATGATAGTGATCTTGATGGAGAATGGTTTTCATTAGTTGGATATGCTTATTATAAGTTTAAAGAGAATCTTGGATTAGCCTATAGAATGGAATATTTTAATGCAAAAGATGCTGTAGCAAGTTTAGGAACAGTTGCAGGTTCAAATGTTTTTGCAAATACCGTATCACTTAATTATAAAGTTGGAAATATGACGATAATTCCAGAGATAAGACTAGATAATGCTTCTGAGGATGTTTTTCTTAACAGTAATTCTGCTCCAACAGGAAAGATGGCCTTTGCATTAGTTGCAGCTACCTATTCTTTTTAA
- the yajC gene encoding preprotein translocase subunit YajC: MEQLTQFAPFLLMFVVIYFFMIRPQQKRAKNEKEFENSLKVGDKIITKSGLHGKVSELAETTVVIETMSGKLKMERSAISMEMSAALAKK, encoded by the coding sequence ATGGAACAATTAACTCAATTTGCACCGTTTCTATTAATGTTTGTAGTGATCTATTTCTTTATGATTAGACCGCAACAAAAACGTGCGAAAAATGAAAAAGAATTTGAAAATAGCCTAAAAGTAGGTGATAAAATTATAACAAAAAGTGGTCTTCATGGAAAAGTTTCAGAGCTTGCAGAAACAACTGTAGTTATCGAAACAATGTCTGGAAAATTAAAAATGGAGCGTTCTGCAATTTCTATGGAAATGAGTGCGGCTTTGGCTAAGAAATAG